One Flagellimonas sp. CMM7 genomic region harbors:
- the xerD gene encoding site-specific tyrosine recombinase XerD, whose amino-acid sequence MNWPQALQDYQNYLKIERGLSENSISSYMLDLEKLMAHLKAHEINESPIQVSAETVQKFIYDIAKTVNPRSQARIISGLKGFFNYLIFEDYRADNPMDLIETPKIGRKLPDTLSTDEINQLILAIDLSKPEGERNRAILETLYGCGLRVSELVNLKLSDLYFEEDFIKVTGKGDKQRFVPISHLNKKYINIYKSEIRIHLPIQKEHEDFLFLNRRGKQLTRAMIFTIIKQLSEKIGLDKSISPHTFRHSFATHLLENGADLRAIQQMLGHESITTTEIYMHVNRSHLVKVLNEFHPRK is encoded by the coding sequence ATGAACTGGCCACAAGCTTTGCAAGATTATCAGAATTACTTGAAAATAGAGCGAGGACTTTCTGAAAATTCTATTTCTAGTTATATGTTGGATTTGGAAAAACTAATGGCTCATCTAAAGGCACATGAAATTAACGAATCACCAATTCAGGTAAGCGCAGAAACAGTTCAGAAGTTTATCTATGACATTGCCAAAACAGTAAACCCACGTTCCCAGGCGCGCATTATTTCTGGTCTAAAAGGTTTTTTCAATTATCTCATATTTGAAGATTACAGAGCGGATAATCCTATGGATTTGATAGAAACTCCTAAAATTGGAAGAAAACTACCGGATACCTTATCTACTGACGAAATAAATCAACTTATCCTGGCTATCGACCTTTCAAAACCTGAAGGAGAGCGAAATAGGGCCATTTTGGAAACTTTATATGGCTGCGGGCTCAGAGTGTCAGAATTGGTAAACCTTAAACTCTCTGACCTCTATTTTGAAGAAGATTTTATAAAAGTAACCGGTAAAGGTGACAAACAACGATTTGTACCTATTAGTCATTTGAATAAAAAGTACATCAACATCTATAAAAGCGAGATTAGAATTCATTTACCCATTCAGAAAGAACATGAAGACTTTCTTTTTCTCAACAGAAGAGGAAAACAACTCACTAGGGCAATGATTTTCACCATCATAAAACAGTTGTCTGAAAAAATTGGGCTTGATAAAAGTATTAGCCCACACACCTTTAGACATTCCTTTGCCACCCATCTTTTGGAAAATGGTGCAGACCTACGTGCAATTCAGCAAATGCTGGGACATGAAAGCATTACCACCACCGAAATCTATATGCATGTAAACAGAAGTCATTTGGTAAAAGTCCTCAACGAATTTCATCCTAGAAAGTAA